The segment CATCCAAATCTGTTGCGTTTAAGGTCAAGACCACCGACCCCACAGCGGCGTTCTCCGACACGTTGACTGTATAGATGGGCTGACTGAACACGGGGGCGTTGTCATTGATATCCAGAACGTTAATAATGATGCTGGCAGTGCCGGAGCGGGGAGGAACCCCTCCATCCACAGCCGTTAAAATCAAATTATGGACGGCGTGCTCTTCTCTGTCCAATTTACCTTTCAGCACCAAATCGACATATTTAGAGCCATCGCTGCCTGTCTGTATGTCGATGTTGAAGTATTTGCTTTCACTGAGATAGTAGGTCTTGATTGAATTCGCCCCCACATCTGCATCCACGGCGTTTGTCAATGAAAATCTCTCACCGGGAGGGGTTGCCTCCGAGATGTCCAAGTGCATTGTCCTTCTGCGAAACACTGGCGCGTTGTCGTTGATGTCCATGATTTCTAACTCGATGTTAAAAATGCGAATGGGATTTTCCAGTATGACATCCATTTTCAGAAAGCACGAGGTGGTTTTAGTCATGCATATGCTCTCCCGGTCTATTTTATCCCGGATAACGAGCTCCCCCGTTTCTTTGTTGATGTCAAGGTAATTTTTGCTGTGAATGACATCGAGCTTCGCGCTGCGCTGCACCAAACTGCGAACATCCAAACCCAAATCCGTGGCTAGGTTGGCGACAAAAGAGccctcttccatctcctccgGAATGGAGTAGCGAGTGATGGATAGCGCGCATCCCCATATTGCAATGAATATAAAAACAGCCCCGATCAGCCGTGTCCGTAAAGGTGCAATGACCAGCGCCATGGTTTTGGTgttttaaaatctaaaaatgaTACCGATCAGGTTGTcttgatgaagaggagcgccGGTGTCATTCTTGCCTCCACGCGTTCTGTGGAAGGCCACATACAATAGGCTACAGtacagctggaggagctgcgcTCTCAAGGCTGTGCTCTGCAGGGGCGTAGGCAGCGTCTGTGTGGGCTGGTCGGGTGGCCTCACTGGAATTAAGAATGCCACATCTGGAAAGGCTGAATGAGAAATTCAACTTCAACATAAACCGTATTAGAGTTGACGTAAAATAAGAACAAGGGCAGCCTTAATGTTTGATGTGTTAATCAAGTTAAGAATTTCAAAGTAATAATGGCAGCGAAGTGCTTTCTGgacaacatatttaaatttcatagcaatcacctgtgtgtttgttttagtttttagtaGGATTCTTGAAAAAAACTACTGGGAATAATTCTATGAAATTCAAGGGTGCGACATGTGccaagcaaaataaataaataaatacataaataaataaataaataaataaataaataaataaataaataaataaataaataaataaataaataaattttaaaaaaattacagaagACTAAAAGATCCAACACACTTTTTTCAAGATCACccatatttaaatgttatacTTAATAAATTGAAAATCAGAAACACAATTTCCACATAAAATTATGGAAAGAGTAAAATGGGCCTGTAAAActctaattttaatatttaggaCATTTTATTTAGTATCAAAGATTCTTTACTTAAGATATGACTTTTTTACCAACAAGAACtcagtgtatttttatttctgtcctctTTCAATCCAACAAATAAGTTTTAAACGTGTCGCTACTGGTATGTTGGAAGGAACATAATTTCATGCCTAGCAGTAACTTTGAGGTGACTAACAGGAAAGCTTGAATTGAGTGTACAGTCCATTGTGGACGGTCAGACCCGTAACCCATGCagttttctctgtgtttcttcTTACTGCTGTACTTTGAAACAGTTTCGACGCGATCAGAGAGAGGAGGTTGGTCTGTATTCCTCTACTGTAGCGCCATCAGGTGGTAATTTAGAGAATTACAAGAATGTCtggacaccacacacacacacacacacacacacacacacacacacacacacacacacacacacacacacacacacacacacacacacacacacacacacacacacacacacacacacacacacacacacacacaccatgatgTGTGTTACcatgatgtatttattttgaactgAAGTACACTTTAATATAACAACTAAGCCAGCATATCTAATTCATGTGACACGGTTAAAGATTTGTGTTACACACTGCTTAAGGAATCTTAAACTGTGTCCTGCCAACTACGTGGTCTAATCAGTATGTAGAGCAGGAGAGATGGATGAGAACTCACTTCCTACGTTATATGAGCTTTCGTGACTCTGAATTACTCTACATTTCATACTAATGTTTGTTCAAAGTTAAAGCTGAAACGATAATATCTGAGACAAATATAGAATTAAATGTTGAACTTTTATACAATACAGAGACGTGAGATAAAAAAATGGTTAGGCTCTTCAAACTTATTGGTGAGAGAAAGGTGACCTCTAGtggaagaaaagaggaacatCTTTTCAGCAGAGACGCGTACGGAAACTCAAACTCCACGTATGATATTATATGTATCCTTGTTCAGTTATTCTTGGTGCTAGTTTTTAGATAAATTCTGGTTtgatcatttgtattttttaaatatgtggttgtgtgtgtgtgtgtgtgtgggggggggggggggttattgtaAGTCAGTGGTAacatacactcaacaaaaataaaaacgcaacacttttgtttttgctcccatttttcatgagatggacttaaagatctataattcattccagatacacaatattagcATTTCTCTCGAACATTGTTCACAAAATCTGTCtgaatgtgtgatagtgagcgcttctgctttgctgagataatccatcccacctcatagtgtgccacatcaagatgctgatctgacatcatgattagtgcacaggttcaccttacactgcccacaataaaaggccaccctgaaacgtgcaggtttttttgctttattgggggttctggggactcagaaccagtcagtatctggtgtgaccaccatttgcctcatgcagtgcaacacatcttattcgcatagagtttatcagattgtcaattgtggcctgtggaatgttggtccactcctcttcaatggctgtatgaagttgctggatatcagtgggaactggtacacgctgtcgtatacgccggtcaagcgcatcccaaacatgctcagtGGGTGACatccggtgagtatgctggccatgcaagaactgggacattttcagctccCAAGAATTGTGAACAGATCCTTGCACcatggggccgtgcattatcttgctgaaacatgaggtgatgttcatggatgtatggcacaacaatgggcctcaggatctcatcacggtatctctgtgcattcaaaatgccatcaatttatgcacctgtgttcttcgtccataacagatgcctgcccataccataaccccaccaccatgggccactcgattcacaacactgacatcagcaaagcactcacccacacgatgccacacacgctgtcacccatctgccctgaacaatttAAACCGAGatcatccgtgaagagaacacctctccaaagtgccagacgccatcgaatgtgacCATTTTCcaactcaagtctgttacggcgacgatctggggtcaggttaagaccccgatgaggacgacgagcatTCAGTTGAGCTTCCCcgagacggtttctgacagtttgtgcagaaattgtttggttatgcaaaccaattgttgcagcagctgtctgggtggctggtctcagacagTCTTGggggtgaacctgctggatgtggaggtcctgggctggtgtggctacacgtggtctgcggttgtgaggttggttggatgtactgccatattctctgaaacgcctttggagacggcttatggtggagaaatgaacattcaatgcacgagcaacagatctggttgacattcctgctgtcagcatgccaattgcaagctccctcaatgcttgtggcattttgctgtgagacaaaactgcacatttcagggtggccttttattgtgggcagtataagatACACCTGTGcgctaatcatgatgtcagatcagcatcttgatgtggcacactgtgaggtgggatggattatctcagcaaagcagaagcgctcactatcacacatgcagacagatttgtgaacgatgtttgagagaaatggtaatattatgtatctggaatgaattatagatctttaaagtccatctcatgaaaaatgggagcaaaaacaaaaatgttgcgtttatatttttgttgagtgtactTATGTCTCCTGAGGATTCTTGCTCTGACAGAGAGTTGAGAGTAAATCTGAAACGAGACCTCACCATTTAACTTTTTGAACATGGAGCATTTTTCTGAGGCAGTCAAGCCCAAACCCACCGGTCTATAAAAGTTCTTTTAAAAGTGGTGGGTCTTTGGGATTATTATCTTTGGGATTTACTGACCAGAatgtcaagtaatttttttctttttaaacagcaTCTATATGTACAAGCCAGAACAAAGCTTTTATCAACTCTTACTGATTTCACTGAGTTTATTGATGGTGATTGTCATTACTGTTTAATTAATACAAAGAAACTGCAGTAGATGAATCCAAATCACATAAGCAAACTTGTTTATTATATAATCCaacaataacagaaaaaaacacaacagtaaaaTATAAGTGCAGAGTTGCgaatatatttattgatattcatatgttatgtaaaatatatacaagGCAATTTGTCATATTAAACATAACTGTGGTTAtctgtacagtaaatatacatTGCACACTTTTTTAACATACATTGACAATGTATGTAATTAGATGCTTTTACTGTTACCCATTACCTcatgttgttttaaatgaatctgtgcagcataaataaaacaaataatcaaaCTAACTGAGGATAATGCAGAAACAATGCACTAATCGTCACTAAAAGCACCAGGGACTGATTGAATGATAGAGGTCTTACTTTAAAGATATacaacattcattaaaataatgtccATATAGATTATTCTTGCGACTCACAGGAAGTTGTTATCCTAAAAAACATGTCTTAGCCTCATAGAAACGTCTACTTTGATGattatgcatttttttctgaaagttgctgatatttaattttgaatgaGTTCTTTCCATGATACAAAAATGCGTGTCTTCATGAAACTGGTTGATCATGGACACCTTTCATGTAACAGAGTGTCAGATGAAGAGACTCATGAACCTATTGAAGTCAGACATTCACTGCAGCGTCTCTGAGAACCAGTTACGTCTGAAAAGATAAAATCTCATTAATCTCACCTCTCTACTGCTGGGAATCAAAAGTCATCTTTAGTTTAGTGacttatgattaaaaaaaaccctaatgTCTCCTGACTTCAGATTCTTTCTAAAATTAGAGCAGAAATGTACTCATAGAAATGAGTGGATTTAAATTCCACTGGAAAAAATAATAGCTGTCATTGCCTCGTCAGCCTCTGATTGCGGCACTTCCACAGGAGAAGCAATTTACAGTTATTAATGGGAAAAACAATGATGACATAGAAACCATACACACAATTTACAGCGTACAGTATCATTTAAATATAGCACTGTTTATAAGCCCATCATCTCTGTCGAACGGCTGATCGTAGTGTGAGAcaaatctctttttctttccaaaagTAGAGAAAGTGTTGTACACATCCAGTTCTCCTCTGGATGCCAGCTTCAGAGTGCTGTAGTCAGATGTGGTACCGGGTATGTATACATTGTGCTGGTAGTCTGGGGGCTCAGGGGGAGGTTGGGTGTATTTTGGAACCCATGAATAGTTGGAAACGGCTCCTTCTTGAAGAGATATCTTGCAGTCTGCAGAAATGCACATAAATGACAGTTTCTGGAAGATTATTTCTGCAAAGACCACATATTTACATGGGACACACTTGAACTGCGTAGAGATGGTTTTAagtgaattttcttttattttttttttagccttttcACATTAAAGCATTGCGCTCCTTGCAGTGCCTTAAATAATCCCTGCGTTGGTGCATTGAAATCGCCCCCTACAGTTTTGGGATTGGTATTACCTGCTTTGCAGCTTACCATTTTATATTTCAAACTAAATCCCTATCACGCCTTCCCTCCACCCCCTGCTATCATCTTTCATGTGAACAATAACGAGCACATATTGCACAGCGCCCACTTACCTTTCATATGGTTTCCCCAGGTCCAGTACTGCGGTGCCACCGAGCAGGAAAAACCATCTGTATCATAATTCTGCTGACGAGAAAGGGTGCCCTCCATATTCGCTGAACTATACCTGAACAAATAAAGAACCAGcataagtgtttgtgtgtgtgtgtgtgtgtgtgtgtgtgtgtgtgtgtgtgtgcgtgcgcgtgtgtgtgtgtgtgtttgtgttcaccttTTGTATGCTGAGTTCCGCTGGTTTTTTGTCCAGGTCCAGTCCTTGTTCGAATACTTAAGCTGAACAgttgaaacataaaaaaaagaaaatgtaaccACTCAAGTCGACCAATTACAGCTTTTTTGCGTCTTTGTATCAGATATGGAATATTTCATGAACTTTAAGTCTATTAAACAGCTCATTTTTATCTGCTATTCATGCCGAAAGGCTGAATTTAATAAATTCCAACCAAGGAAAACCTGACTTAAACTTTGCCGCAAGATCAGGAAAACCCAAGGGCAGTAATTAAGTTTTAACCAGTCTATTAAAATACTGCAGTTATTTTCTTACATTGACAAATTACTTAATGGGCACCGTAATGCAATATTATCTcaaaaattaagaagaaaaagttGTCAAATCTACTTAATATTGCTAAATTAGTTAGCAATTAATCTACTTGTGTGACTAATGTGAAGTTTATTCTTGGTTAAACTAATCCTGTTAAAGTTTGCACAAAATCGTGTATCCTGATGTCAGTGCAGTATCCTTAAGGCTTTTTCCACACACCTTGGAAACACAACACCGTGGCATGGGTCAGACTGCAGAGCATGTTGACCCATGTGGGCTGTTCAAGGCTACTTCTTCAATTAATGATTTGATCGaagcattaaattatttttcatctttaaaaatGGTATTGGATCAGCTAtaatgtaaacataaataaattaatgtatAAATTTCCAGTTTAACCCCTTTCAAACAATAACATAGTCTACTGTATGTCGGCTATAGTAGAATGTGTTAGAGCGCCCCCTAGTGTGTTAAATGCTTTTTGGACATCTACCATACACTCAACGCTGCTATTTCTTATTAAAACAAGTGGACGGCATAGAAACAGAGCGAAATCtaatttttaaagtctcatgtGAACATAACTCCTCCGCTGTGTTATTTATACTCCATCATGTTACCTCGTTTGGGGTTGCTGCTCTGTTGTTGACCAGTTCATGATTCTCTAGCGCGCTCCAGCCAGAGGTCAAGTAATCTGTACTCTTGGTGTTATTCTGCTGGACCGACATGATCGGACTGCAGGGCTTCAGAAACATGAAGTCGCTTTTGGACGACTCTGGTGTCAGACACATTTTGTAGCAATAAACCTGAGGAAGTGCGCCGCTGCTGCTCGTCTCCGCGCAACCCGAGGCGCCTGTTGACATCCGGACGTTCAAATTAgactttttaaacacttttgtgGTGGTGGATGTTTCTGGgcgagagcagcagcagcagcagcagcaacaacaacgcATGCTGACAAAAGGGAAGTTGGAGTCTCTGTTGGACGATCTGCCCTTCAGCCTCCGCACTGCAACCAGGACGATGATAGCCACTAGGAATGTGAAGGAGATTGCGCCCAGAGACACGATTAAGTACAGGGTGAAGTTGGAGCTGTGATGCGAGCTTAGTGACAGGTCACCCAAATCGGGCTGCAAATCTGGCAGGCTGTCAACTACTGACAGAATGATGGAAACTGTGGCCGAGAGGGGTGGCTGACCATTGTCCTTCACGAGTATGACCAATCTGTGCCTCGCAGGGTCGTCCTCCACTAACTGTCGTATAGTTCTGATTTCGCCTGTGTACAGAGCAATGCTGAACAGACTCGGGTCCGTTGCTTGGAGCATTTGGTAAAGAAGACGAGAGTTCTGACCTGCGTCTGAGTCCACAGCTCTGATTTTGGCAACAAGGTGACCTGCATCCACCGACCTGGGTACCGCTTCAGTGGGTGTCGTGCCATTCGGGGAAACAGGTGACACAATCACAGGTGCATTGTCGTTTTGGTCCAAAATATAGATATTCACCGAAACGTTGTTTTTCAGAGGAGGGAAACCGGCGTCATGAGCCTGAACAGTGATCTGGAAGTTTTTAAGTTGCTCGTGGTCGAATGATCTCAGTGCGTAAATGTTCCCGTTATCTGAATTTATGGACACGTATGTGGACACGGGCATCCCCTGTATATCACCTTCTAGTATAGAGTAGGACAAGTATGCGTTTTGACCCAAATCCGGATCCAGGGCGGTAACTGAGCAAATGGAAGCTCCAGGCGCGTTATTCTCCGTTAGATATACTGCATATGAGGGTTGTTTGAAACGAGGCGCGTTATCATTGACATCTGACACTTGGACCAAAATAGTTTTCCTCGTGAACAAAGGTGGAGAGCCCATATCTCGAGCAGTGAGGGTGATGTTGTACTCCGctgctgtctctctgtccagAAAATCACAAGTTACTAACGTGTAGTAGTTCTTGAAAGAGGAGTGGAGCTGGAATGGAGCGTGATGGGGAATCTCACAATCCACGTTCCCATTTTCACCTGAATCTTTGTCCGTTACGCTGATGACGGCTATCACCGTTCCCGGGGGCGCGTCTTCTTGCACAGGTGTGGAAACTGACGTCAGGATCACCTCTGGGAGGTTGTCATTTGTATCCAAAACATTCACCAGGACCTTACAGTGAACTGCTACAGCGGACGGACCCTTGTCTTTTGCCTGAACATAGATTTCATGCATTCTGGCCTTTTCGTAATCGATCACACCTTTGACTTTGATTTCGCCCGTGCGCGAGTCCACGCTGAAAAGCTGGCGCACTCTGATTGGAGCGTGTCCACTGAACGAATAGGTTATATCAGCATTTGGACCCTCGTCTAAGTCGGATGCATTAAGTTTTATGACAACTGTGCCTTTAGGTGGGTTTTCTGCCAGCCTCACTCTGTAAAACGACTGGTCAAACACAGGCGCGTTGTCATTTGCATCCAAAACGGTGATGTCAATTTGCGCAGTGCCGGATCTCTCTGGCGCGCCTCCGTCCACTGCCGTCAGGACCATTTGGTGCATACTTTGCTGCTCTCTGTCAAGTGAGTTTTGAAGGACTAGTTCAGCAAATTTGCTCCCATCGCTACGCGTCTGTATAtccaaaagaaaatgttcattGACACTCAGCAAATAGGTGCGGAGTGAGTTGGATCCGACGTCGAAGTCCTGTGCGCTCTCAAGTGGGAAACGGGATCCTGGGGTAGCGGATTCCGATATGTCCAGATTAAACTCTGTCCACGGGAAACTAGGAGAGTTGTCATTCACGTCCAGAATTTCCACCTCCACCCTGTACAGCTCCAGAGGGTTTTCTATGACCACTTGCAAATGAAAAGAACAGGACAAACGCTGTTCGCATAGTTCTTCACGATCAATTCTTTCATTGACGAAtaaaaccccattttctaaattGACCTCCACGTATTGCTTTTTGGAACCTGATACAATCCGGAATCGACGCGCGGAGAGTTTGTCCAAATCCAAGCCCAGGTCCTCTGCAATGTTGCCCACAAAAGCTCCATGCTCCAACTCCTCAGGGATAGAGTAGCGAATCTGTCCGAAAACTGCATCCAATAAACACATGAACAACGCAAACCGACACACCACGCTCCATCTCCCGTCCAGTCTTTTCTCTGCCCCTTGCGCGTCCATTTGGATGGAGTGACACCACAACTCACATCAATAACTAACTGTAGTGCGCGCATGCAATATGACTAAGACTAAAGTGTGCCAAGTAGTACAACCTGGAGAGGAAAATTAAACCATGACATTTGGTGGGACTGGTACAACGACTGGCTGCccagagaaaggagaggagagatagAAAGGGATGTGCAAGGGCTAGTAGCCTGTCTCAGATTAGTGTGCgttgtgtgtgcgcgcttgtGTTTATTATTGGCCCTACTGTTCCAGTGGAGGGGAAACGACATCTGCTCGGATAATCTTTCCTGCTCATACTAGCCCGATCAAATTCATGTCACAGACTCTGGGCTTTGACCACAAGTTATACGTGCCCGATTCAATTTCTTATAAgtacattttatcattttgaaGTAGTACAGTAGAGCCTTTTATTCATCATGTTCATTTTGACTTATAAAAAAGTGGTCCAGGGGTGCAGGGCTAGATTTAATCAAGATGATATTGGAATGAAAAACCTATCAGACAATTCGTATTATTTCACCAAtggataaaaaatatatataatttaaaataacttttgtATTCGAAACTTCTCACTGCAGTAACAGTAGCAGCAAACAGCAGAAGGAAATCAatgtgaaaatgtcattttttccccccaccacCTGACAGGACCCTcgaaaaaatcaaagaaaaagaagatgaggCACTAACCCAACTACCTTAAATTTCCATTTAATGAAAGTAGAAAACACTTTGAACCCTTAGAGGAATACAAGACCAGATTATAGCATATCCTCAAAGTAAAGTCTACATATTAATTATATGGTTAATATAACAGAGAACAACTGAGAAATAACTACAGAAGGAATATTATAGTGATGTACAATATAATCTGTTTAGGAAAACAGCTCAAATTCTCAGACATCATTGCAGTACCGTGACAGGTATCCCTCCTTTTAAAAACAGATTCT is part of the Antennarius striatus isolate MH-2024 chromosome 13, ASM4005453v1, whole genome shotgun sequence genome and harbors:
- the LOC137606513 gene encoding protocadherin-10-like, whose translation is MCLLDAVFGQIRYSIPEELEHGAFVGNIAEDLGLDLDKLSARRFRIVSGSKKQYVEVNLENGVLFVNERIDREELCEQRLSCSFHLQVVIENPLELYRVEVEILDVNDNSPSFPWTEFNLDISESATPGSRFPLESAQDFDVGSNSLRTYLLSVNEHFLLDIQTRSDGSKFAELVLQNSLDREQQSMHQMVLTAVDGGAPERSGTAQIDITVLDANDNAPVFDQSFYRVRLAENPPKGTVVIKLNASDLDEGPNADITYSFSGHAPIRVRQLFSVDSRTGEIKVKGVIDYEKARMHEIYVQAKDKGPSAVAVHCKVLVNVLDTNDNLPEVILTSVSTPVQEDAPPGTVIAVISVTDKDSGENGNVDCEIPHHAPFQLHSSFKNYYTLVTCDFLDRETAAEYNITLTARDMGSPPLFTRKTILVQVSDVNDNAPRFKQPSYAVYLTENNAPGASICSVTALDPDLGQNAYLSYSILEGDIQGMPVSTYVSINSDNGNIYALRSFDHEQLKNFQITVQAHDAGFPPLKNNVSVNIYILDQNDNAPVIVSPVSPNGTTPTEAVPRSVDAGHLVAKIRAVDSDAGQNSRLLYQMLQATDPSLFSIALYTGEIRTIRQLVEDDPARHRLVILVKDNGQPPLSATVSIILSVVDSLPDLQPDLGDLSLSSHHSSNFTLYLIVSLGAISFTFLVAIIVLVAVRRLKGRSSNRDSNFPFVSMRCCCCCCCCCSRPETSTTTKVFKKSNLNVRMSTGASGCAETSSSGALPQVYCYKMCLTPESSKSDFMFLKPCSPIMSVQQNNTKSTDYLTSGWSALENHELVNNRAATPNELKYSNKDWTWTKNQRNSAYKRYSSANMEGTLSRQQNYDTDGFSCSVAPQYWTWGNHMKDCKISLQEGAVSNYSWVPKYTQPPPEPPDYQHNVYIPGTTSDYSTLKLASRGELDVYNTFSTFGKKKRFVSHYDQPFDRDDGLINSAIFK